A section of the Chryseobacterium ginsenosidimutans genome encodes:
- a CDS encoding cell division protein ZapA yields the protein MEVRRITINIAGRVYPLNVPAAEEETLRKVGKQIESMIKDFEQNFDVRDKQDALAMCALKLGTNAEVVSMNYDKTINSTNERLSQINQSLNEIGK from the coding sequence ATGGAGGTAAGAAGAATAACCATCAACATTGCAGGAAGGGTATATCCGCTGAACGTACCGGCAGCAGAGGAAGAAACTTTGCGTAAAGTAGGGAAGCAGATTGAAAGTATGATTAAAGATTTTGAACAAAATTTCGACGTGAGAGACAAACAAGATGCCTTGGCAATGTGTGCCCTGAAATTGGGGACAAATGCTGAAGTAGTGTCTATGAACTACGATAAAACAATAAATTCTACCAACGAAAGATTATCACAGATCAATCAATCGTTGAATGAAATAGGGAAATAG
- a CDS encoding NAD-dependent epimerase/dehydratase family protein, whose amino-acid sequence MESHTERILITGALGQIGTELTNRLVDIHGADNVVASGLDRWQKGITAAGHYERMDVTNTQLVRQVIKDYEITTVYHLASLLSGTSEKQPIFAWKLNLEPLLHFCELAKEGLLKKIFWPSSIAVFGKGIPKENVGQDVVLNPTTVYGISKMAGEKWCEYYFDKYGVDVRSIRYPGLISWKTPAGGGTTDYAVEIFYEAIEEGKYTSFISENTGMPMLYMDDAINATLKLMEAPKESVTVRSSYNLGGMSFTPKELAEEIKKEIPEFEIDYKPDFRQQIADSWPASIDDSVAKKDWGLTYDFGISEMTKDMIKNLKVKLGKN is encoded by the coding sequence ATGGAATCCCACACGGAAAGAATACTTATTACAGGTGCTTTAGGACAAATCGGTACCGAACTTACAAACAGACTTGTTGATATCCACGGAGCTGATAATGTTGTTGCTTCAGGACTCGACAGATGGCAAAAGGGAATCACCGCAGCCGGACATTACGAAAGAATGGATGTTACGAATACCCAGTTGGTAAGACAGGTGATTAAAGATTATGAGATTACAACTGTTTATCATTTGGCTTCACTGTTATCCGGAACTTCAGAAAAGCAGCCGATTTTTGCATGGAAATTGAATCTTGAACCTCTTCTTCATTTTTGCGAATTGGCAAAAGAAGGTCTTCTTAAAAAGATTTTCTGGCCAAGTTCTATTGCAGTTTTCGGAAAAGGAATTCCAAAGGAAAATGTAGGACAGGATGTGGTTTTAAACCCGACAACAGTTTACGGAATTTCGAAAATGGCAGGTGAAAAATGGTGCGAATATTATTTCGATAAGTATGGGGTAGATGTAAGAAGTATAAGATATCCAGGATTGATCTCATGGAAAACTCCGGCAGGTGGCGGAACAACTGACTACGCTGTTGAGATTTTTTACGAAGCAATTGAAGAAGGAAAATATACAAGTTTCATTTCTGAAAATACGGGAATGCCGATGTTATATATGGACGATGCGATCAACGCGACATTGAAATTAATGGAAGCTCCAAAAGAAAGTGTAACGGTTCGTTCTTCTTATAATTTGGGTGGAATGTCTTTCACTCCAAAAGAACTGGCAGAAGAAATTAAGAAAGAAATTCCTGAATTTGAGATTGATTATAAACCGGATTTTAGACAACAGATTGCAGATTCCTGGCCGGCTTCTATTGATGATTCTGTGGCAAAAAAAGATTGGGGATTAACCTATGATTTCGGAATTTCTGAAATGACAAAAGACATGATCAAGAACCTTAAAGTAAAATTAGGTAAAAATTAA
- the ubiE gene encoding bifunctional demethylmenaquinone methyltransferase/2-methoxy-6-polyprenyl-1,4-benzoquinol methylase UbiE, producing the protein MTKDINKVTPYNSEATKKSQVEDMFDNIAPKYDLLNRVLSMKIDILWRNTLVKWMKNDNPQEVLDVATGTGDLAITIEKGTGSKVIGLDLSQQMLNVGVIKIKKLNLDGKISMQKGDAENLPFEDNRFDAVSVAFGVRNFENLTKGLAELRRVVKDNKSVYILEFSKVEGFLGPFYMFYFKNILPAIGRLVSKDNRAYTYLPDSVNAFPFGEKMRQILLDTGFKKVEYKKLSLGIATIYKATK; encoded by the coding sequence TTGACAAAAGATATCAACAAAGTTACTCCCTACAATTCAGAGGCTACAAAGAAGAGCCAGGTAGAGGATATGTTCGACAATATTGCACCGAAATACGATCTTCTGAATCGTGTATTATCCATGAAAATAGATATTTTGTGGAGGAATACTTTAGTGAAATGGATGAAAAATGATAATCCGCAGGAAGTGCTGGATGTGGCTACAGGAACGGGAGATCTGGCAATTACAATTGAAAAGGGAACAGGCTCAAAAGTAATTGGTTTAGATTTGTCGCAACAAATGTTAAATGTTGGCGTTATTAAAATAAAAAAACTTAATTTAGACGGCAAAATTTCCATGCAAAAGGGAGATGCAGAAAATTTACCTTTCGAGGACAATAGATTCGATGCTGTTTCCGTTGCATTTGGAGTAAGGAATTTTGAAAACCTTACCAAAGGTTTAGCAGAATTAAGAAGAGTGGTTAAGGATAACAAAAGTGTTTACATACTGGAGTTTTCAAAGGTTGAGGGGTTCTTGGGACCATTTTATATGTTTTATTTCAAAAATATATTACCTGCCATCGGCAGACTGGTTTCTAAAGATAACAGGGCGTATACATACCTTCCGGATTCTGTAAATGCTTTTCCTTTTGGGGAAAAGATGAGACAAATTCTTTTAGATACAGGATTTAAAAAAGTTGAATATAAAAAACTTAGTTTAGGTATAGCCACAATTTATAAAGCAACAAAGTAA
- a CDS encoding polysaccharide deacetylase family protein produces MILFTFNIVNIETETKNGVQISDEERLKITIDNTKAILRILDIHDVKASFFVEISITEKLQNIIKAISSKGHEIAFYNKNSTLQEIDDAKKLTQEFLEKQIRGIRQKDFKLSQESLKMLEFNYVSNIDNADILFPFKRLKRDTEITEEDGLSIVPESISPYSQLPYNDFVFQVLPMKYYQNMVFETLKKDEFVLIYLNSWQFTDFGKYQFDIPFYRRLNLGRKMEDKLDALLTWINEKEMATSRMKDYIF; encoded by the coding sequence ATGATATTATTCACTTTTAACATCGTAAATATTGAGACTGAAACAAAAAATGGTGTTCAGATTTCCGATGAAGAAAGATTAAAAATTACAATTGATAATACAAAAGCTATTCTCAGAATTTTAGATATTCATGATGTTAAAGCTAGTTTTTTTGTGGAGATTTCGATCACTGAAAAACTTCAAAATATTATAAAAGCAATTTCATCCAAAGGGCATGAAATTGCTTTTTATAATAAAAATTCTACCCTGCAGGAAATTGATGATGCAAAGAAACTCACACAGGAATTTTTAGAAAAACAGATCAGAGGAATTCGTCAAAAAGATTTTAAACTGTCTCAGGAGAGTTTGAAAATGTTGGAATTTAATTATGTTTCGAATATTGATAATGCAGATATTCTTTTTCCTTTTAAACGATTAAAGAGAGATACGGAAATCACCGAAGAGGATGGATTGAGTATTGTTCCGGAAAGTATTTCACCTTACAGTCAATTACCTTATAATGATTTTGTGTTTCAGGTTTTGCCGATGAAATATTATCAGAATATGGTTTTTGAAACTCTGAAGAAAGATGAATTTGTTTTGATTTATTTAAACTCTTGGCAGTTTACAGATTTCGGTAAATATCAATTCGATATTCCGTTTTACAGAAGGCTCAATTTGGGCAGAAAAATGGAGGACAAATTAGATGCCCTCCTTACCTGGATTAACGAGAAGGAGATGGCTACTTCCCGTATGAAAGATTATATATTTTAA
- the porT gene encoding type IX secretion/gliding motility protein PorT/SprT, translating to MNKFLLRALVLASVNVAVLANAQFRTRNRMDKLEDFDEQKFSWGFYLNGNKLDYRIVLNPRYGMNNNQNLVTSKESYSFGAGLIAKWRLNDFLDLRLEPGLQFGQRQLTFNTQSNDQYAAGTLTNDPFIPIPLTERDKVREIKTTLVDVPVLLEFHGNRWYNSRPYIAAGVNYIVNLQSNSDSTDDNMQQVFRSTTHNFAWSAEMGIQFYFNKFKLTPAIRGTFIMNNEIVADNATTPPYWTSAMSTLQTRAVFFVLKFE from the coding sequence ATGAATAAATTTTTATTAAGAGCACTGGTTTTAGCCTCAGTAAATGTTGCAGTTTTAGCAAACGCGCAATTCAGAACCCGAAACAGAATGGATAAGTTGGAAGACTTTGACGAGCAGAAATTCAGCTGGGGTTTTTATCTGAACGGCAACAAACTAGACTACCGTATCGTTTTGAATCCTAGATATGGTATGAATAATAATCAGAATCTTGTTACTTCTAAAGAAAGTTACAGTTTCGGTGCCGGTTTGATCGCAAAATGGAGACTGAACGACTTTTTAGATTTAAGATTAGAACCAGGGTTACAGTTTGGTCAGAGACAATTGACCTTTAATACACAGTCAAACGACCAGTATGCTGCCGGAACTTTGACAAATGATCCTTTTATTCCGATTCCGTTAACGGAAAGAGACAAAGTAAGAGAAATTAAAACAACGTTGGTGGATGTTCCCGTATTATTGGAATTTCATGGGAACAGATGGTACAACTCAAGACCTTACATTGCAGCAGGGGTGAATTATATCGTAAACCTTCAGTCTAATTCAGATTCTACTGATGACAACATGCAGCAGGTTTTCAGATCAACAACACACAACTTTGCCTGGTCTGCTGAAATGGGTATTCAGTTTTACTTTAATAAATTTAAACTAACTCCGGCAATCAGAGGTACGTTTATTATGAACAACGAGATCGTTGCGGATAATGCGACGACACCTCCTTACTGGACTTCTGCAATGTCTACTTTACAGACAAGAGCAGTGTTTTTCGTATTGAAATTCGAATAA
- a CDS encoding metallophosphoesterase — protein sequence MQRNFLFIAVIFLFLEVYIYQAIRTLTDNSWIRIGYWAVSLIIYGIFAYEVTHFNRADKSMVRAQIMISLFLIFILPKVFVVLFLLIDDIFRTGSYLIGLAGPSDNFFPERRKFLSLAGLGLGGVLSALFIDGITFGKYRHKVRRVRINFANLPKSFKGYKIVQISDVHSGSFTDPSKLKHAINLINEQNPDLVLFTGDMVNNIADEFKPFIPLFSKIKAKDGKFAVLGNHDYGDYVNWTSLDAKKQNLETLIDYEKQAGFDMLRNENRIIEKNGEKLYILGVENWGLKPFPQFGRLDDALKGVPESATKILMSHDPTHFDYVVKKHPTDIHLTLSGHTHGMQFGLDLKNIKWSPVQYKYPKWADLYESEGKMLYVNRGFGVLGYPGRVGVLPEITLFELA from the coding sequence ATGCAAAGAAACTTTTTATTTATTGCAGTAATCTTCCTTTTTTTGGAAGTATATATCTATCAGGCAATAAGAACGTTAACAGATAATTCATGGATAAGAATAGGCTATTGGGCCGTCTCTCTGATTATTTACGGAATTTTCGCCTATGAAGTCACCCATTTCAACAGGGCAGATAAAAGCATGGTAAGAGCTCAGATTATGATTTCTCTATTTCTGATTTTCATTTTGCCTAAAGTTTTCGTTGTTTTATTCTTATTGATTGACGATATTTTCAGAACCGGAAGCTATTTGATAGGATTAGCAGGACCTTCTGATAACTTTTTTCCTGAAAGAAGAAAATTTCTGAGTTTAGCAGGATTAGGTTTGGGAGGAGTTCTTTCTGCGTTGTTCATTGATGGAATTACGTTTGGAAAATACCGTCACAAAGTAAGGAGAGTAAGAATAAACTTTGCCAATCTTCCAAAAAGCTTCAAAGGATATAAAATTGTGCAGATCTCTGATGTTCACAGTGGAAGCTTCACTGATCCGAGTAAATTGAAACACGCCATCAATTTAATTAATGAGCAAAATCCTGATCTGGTTTTATTCACAGGAGATATGGTAAATAATATTGCTGATGAATTTAAACCTTTTATTCCATTATTTTCAAAAATCAAAGCTAAAGACGGAAAATTTGCCGTTCTTGGAAATCACGATTACGGCGATTATGTAAACTGGACCTCATTAGATGCAAAAAAGCAAAATCTTGAGACTTTGATCGATTACGAAAAGCAGGCAGGTTTTGATATGCTCCGAAATGAAAACCGAATTATCGAAAAAAACGGCGAAAAATTATATATTCTTGGTGTTGAAAACTGGGGATTGAAGCCTTTTCCACAATTTGGAAGATTGGATGATGCTTTAAAAGGAGTTCCTGAATCCGCTACAAAAATATTAATGAGCCACGACCCCACTCATTTCGATTACGTTGTTAAAAAACATCCAACAGACATTCATCTGACACTTTCCGGTCACACACACGGAATGCAGTTCGGTTTAGATCTGAAAAACATAAAATGGTCGCCAGTTCAGTACAAATATCCAAAGTGGGCAGATTTATATGAAAGTGAAGGAAAAATGCTTTATGTAAATAGAGGTTTTGGAGTTTTAGGATATCCCGGAAGAGTTGGTGTTTTGCCCGAAATTACGCTTTTTGAATTGGCTTAA
- a CDS encoding 3-oxoacyl-ACP synthase III family protein has translation MPNTIIIGSGSYIPNRVIGRDYFLDSEFYTDEGEKIEKPTEEIISKFVEITEIEERRYIEDDISNSIIGYEASKIAIEDAKIDAEAIDYIIYASNFGEVNKGGLVNFMPNMAARVKNHLGIKNRKCITYDMIFGCPGWVEAMILADNLIKAQVAKTILVVGSETLSRVTDPFDRNKMIFADGAGAVVVKATDEENVGIIAHNTICDNGPELEYLVSGPSLNKEVDREKPFIRMLGRKIYEYALKNVPVAIKETIDSAGLSINDINKILIHQANAKMDYAMIDRLHRLYDVKDYDHAISPMTIQMFGNSSVATIPTMFDLIIKGKMKGHSFKDKGNIVMTSVGAGMNINAIVYRFP, from the coding sequence ATGCCGAATACGATCATTATTGGTTCTGGATCTTATATTCCTAACAGAGTTATTGGTAGAGATTATTTTTTAGATTCTGAGTTCTATACGGATGAAGGTGAAAAAATTGAAAAACCTACTGAAGAAATCATTTCAAAATTTGTAGAAATTACAGAAATTGAGGAGCGCAGATATATTGAAGACGATATTTCCAACTCTATAATTGGCTACGAAGCTTCAAAAATTGCTATCGAAGATGCGAAAATTGATGCTGAAGCAATAGATTATATTATCTATGCAAGTAATTTTGGAGAGGTAAATAAAGGTGGGCTTGTGAACTTCATGCCCAATATGGCAGCGAGAGTGAAGAACCATTTGGGTATAAAAAACAGGAAATGCATCACTTATGATATGATTTTCGGATGTCCGGGATGGGTGGAAGCAATGATTTTGGCTGATAATTTAATTAAAGCTCAAGTTGCTAAGACTATTCTTGTAGTGGGTAGCGAAACGCTAAGCAGAGTAACAGACCCTTTCGACAGAAATAAAATGATTTTTGCAGACGGAGCAGGTGCAGTGGTTGTAAAAGCTACTGACGAAGAAAATGTAGGAATTATTGCCCATAATACAATCTGTGACAACGGTCCGGAATTAGAATATCTTGTCAGTGGCCCTTCTTTGAATAAAGAAGTTGACAGAGAAAAGCCATTTATCAGAATGCTGGGAAGAAAAATTTATGAATACGCTCTTAAAAACGTTCCCGTAGCTATTAAAGAAACTATTGACAGTGCCGGACTTTCTATTAATGACATCAACAAAATATTAATTCATCAGGCAAATGCTAAAATGGATTATGCCATGATCGACAGACTTCACAGACTATATGACGTGAAAGATTATGATCATGCAATATCTCCAATGACTATCCAAATGTTTGGAAATTCATCTGTTGCAACAATTCCTACCATGTTTGACTTAATAATTAAAGGAAAAATGAAAGGTCATTCGTTTAAAGATAAAGGTAACATTGTGATGACTTCGGTAGGCGCCGGAATGAACATTAATGCTATCGTTTACAGATTTCCTTAA